The Nocardioides ginsengisegetis region CCGGGCGGGCGTCGTGGTCGCCAACGTCGACTTCCGCGCCGGCCCCTACGTGCGGTACCCCGTCGCCCAGCACGAGGCCCACGACGCCGCCGCCCACCTCGCCACCCGCGGCAGTGACCACGGCATCGACGGGACCCGCGTCGCCGTCGGCGGCCTCTCGTCCGGCGGGGCGCTGGCCGCCGCCACCTGTCTGCAGGCGCGCGACCGCGGCTCCTTCGCCCCGGTCCTCCAGGTGCTCGGCGTCCCGGCCCTCGACATGGCCACCGCCGTCGACACCGGGGCGCCCGGGATGATCTCGCCCGCCCTGCGCAGGCTCGTGCGCCGGGTCTACTTCCCCGACCCCGCGACCCGTGCGGACCCCTACGCCTCGCCGCTGCTGACCGACACCGTGCGGGGGCTGCCGCCCGCGGTCGTCCTCACCGCTGAGCGGGACACCCTGCGTCCCGACGGCGACAAGTACGCCGCCCGGCTGCGCAACGCCGGGATCGAGGTCGTCTCCGACATGACGCCGGGTGCCGACCACTACTTCCTCTCGCACGACCTCGACCGGGCGCGACGGACCATGGAGATGGTCGCCGGACAGATCAGGCGTCGTACGTCGCCCGCCTGAGACTCACGCGTGGATTCAGCGGGGGTCGACCAGCGAGTTCATCTCGAAGTGCATCGGGTCGGTGTAGTGCCACCGGCCGCCCCAGGTGAAGCCCCACTTCTCGAAGATCGCGACGACCTGGCGGTCCATCTCGCCGACGGTGCCGCGCTGGTTGCCGGGCACGTTGAGGTCGAGGGCGAGCCCGAAGGAGTGGTTGGACAGCGTGGTCGTGCCGGCGATGAAGCGCGGGTAGTAGCAGCCGGCGTACTCGTCGGGGTGGATCTTGTCGGCCAGCCCCTGGTCGACGACCTCGTTGAGCGCGGCGGTGAGCTGCGGGAAGAGCAGCCGGTTGCAGGTGACGCTGCCCAGGATCGGGACCTGCTGGGTGGCGATGTGGGAGGCGACCCACGAGGCCTCCGGTGCGATCCGGCCGCCGCCGAGCACGGTGTAGTTGAAGGTGCCGACCGCGTCGGCGACCGAGCCGACGAGGAACGCCGTCTGCTTCGCGTGGATGTCCAGGCCGGCGCGCGCGACGATGTCGAGGCTCTGGACCGACGCGGTCGTGCCGGCGACCTTCTCGACGGGCTTGCGCAGCGAGGACGGCGACGTGCTGCCGGTGTAGATCAGCAGCGCGTTGTCCTTCTTCATGCCCAGCGAGTCGGCCCACTTCTCGTTGACGACGGCGTCGATGGCGTTGGGGATCTGCGGCGCGAACGCCCCGACGTGCAGCTCGGGGGCGTCCTTGCTGGAGCCGAGCTGGAGGTAGCCCTTGCCGGTGATCGGCAGCCGCTTCTTCAGCTCCGGGAGCAGCGCGACCTCGCCGCCCGCGACCCGGTCCCAGACGGCCTGCGTGGTGGCCGAGGCGTACGGCGTCCAGTTGCGGTAGGTGCCCGCGTCGACGGCCGCCACGTTGAGGGCGTGGTTCTCGATGCTGACCTGTGCCATCGAGAGGCTCTCGACGCGGGTGACGCCCTTCAGGTGCTGGATCCGCTTCACGACCGCGGGGCTGAGGGTGTCCTGGCTGTAGACGAGCATGTCGGCGGCGTAGAGCCGGCCGCTCAGCTTGCCGGGCGGGTCGACCGCGTGGTCGGCGTCGGCGACGGGGCTGGTGCTGTTGCTGGGGCTCGTGCCCGGGTCACCCGCGCCGGACGTCGCGGCCGCCGGGCTGGTGGCCGGGTCGTGGGCCGCGGCCTTCCCGTCGCAGCCGGCCGTCGTGAGCAGGGCGAGGGGCAGCAGCAGTGCCGCCAGTGCGCGCGCGTTCCGCATGTGCCCTCCCTCACGGGTCAGACTAGGTCGATGCGGCAAGCCGCACAGCCGGGTCCGCCGATCGTGACGTCACCGCGACCTGCCCCCGGACCTGCCCAGGCCGCCCGGCGTCCGGATCGTCGCCCACGACAGCAGCCCGCCGAGCACGAGCAGGACCGCGCAGGCGACCATCGCGGAGCGGTAGGCGTCGTCGAGCACGGCCGGGTCGGCGTAGTCGTCGCCCCGGAGCCCGACCAGCAGCGGCAGCGCCGCGACGGCCAGCAGCGAGCCGGCCCGCGCCACCGCGTTGTTGACCCCGCTCGCGAGGCCGGCGTGCTCGTCGGGCGCGGCCGCCAGCACCGTGGCCGTCAGCGGCGCGACCAGCAGCGGCAGGCCCAGCCCGAAGACGGTGATGCCGGGCAGCACGTCGAGGACGTACGTCGTCCCCGGACCCACTCGCGTCAGCAGCAGCACCCCCGCCGCCATCACCAGCGGCCCGAGGGTCATCGGGATCCGCGGCCCGATCCGGGACGCCAGCCGGCCACCGCGCCGGGCCAGCAGCAGCATGCAGACCGTGATCGGCAGGCTGGAGATGCCCGCGCGGAGGGCGCCGTACCCGACCACGACCTGGAGCTGCAGGACGAGGAAGAACAGCACGGCGCCGAGGGCGGCGTAGACGAGCAGCGTCATCGCGTTGGCGCTGCTGAACGTGCGGTCGGCGAAGATCCCCAGCGGCAGCATCGGGTGGTCGCTCCGGCGCTCGACGAGCACGAACGCGGCCGCGGCCAGCACGGCGACCCCCAACGCAACGGGCACGAGTGGCCGGCCCCACTCGATGAGCGCGTACGTCGTCCCGCCGAGCGTCAGGCACGCGAGCAGCGCCCCGGTCGCGTCGAACCGCGCGGGGGCGTGCGGGTCGAGCGTCTCGGGCACCGACCGGGTCGCGACGACCACGCTCAGCGCGCCGAGGGGGACGTTGAGGAAGAAGATCCAGCGCCAGTCGGCGTACTCGATGAGGGTGCCGCCGAGGAACGGCCCGAGCGCCGCCGCGATGCCGCCGAGGCCCGACCAGGCGCCGATCGCGGCCGCCCGGTCGTCACGCACGAAGGCGCCCTGGATCATCGCGAGGCTGCCGGGCATCAGCAGCGCCGCGCCGGCGCCCTGCAGGACGCGGGCCGCGATCAGCACCTCCGGTGTGGGCGCGAGCCCGCACAGCACCGAGGCGAGCGTGAAGGCGACGGTCCCGACGTTGAACACCCGCACACGGCCGAACCGGTCGCCCAGCGAGCCCCCGAGCAGGATCAGGCTGGCCAGCGAGAGGAGGTAGCCGTTGGAGACCCACTGGAGCTCGGCGAGCGTCGCGTCGAGGTCCGCGCCGATCGTGCGCAGCGCGACGTTGACGACGGTGCCGTCCAGCATGGTCATGCCCGAGCCGAGCAGGGCGGCGGCCACGACGGCCCGTCCGGCATGCGTGCCCATCCGGACCGCGCCCGGCGCCGAATGCTCCACGTGCCCCACACTATGCGCCACGCCGCGGCCCCTGCCCGTACGACGGAGCAGCGACTCGTCGACCACGTCGAGCGCCTGGGGGCCGAGCACCCGCCGATCGAGCTGTCGTCCGTCGACTTCACCGTGCACCGGCCCGCCGTCCTCGCCGAGCGCTACGGCCACGTGCTGGACTACATGGCCCGGGTCGAGCTCGAGGTGGACCGCAACGTCCTCGAGCTCGTCACGCTGCTCCCGGACCCGCCCGAGGTCGACCGCCGCTTCTTCGCGGACGTCTGGCAGCCGCAGGAGGTCCAGCACGGGCTGATCCTCGACCGCCTGCAGGTGCAGGTCGGCCGGCCGCCGGCCACCCCCGACCTCGACACGGTGGGGGCGAAGATCAAGGTGCTGGGGATGCTCGCCCACGTCGCCGCGATCCAGGACGTCGTGCGGATGCTCTACTACCTGACCGGCGCGGCCACCGAGCGCTCCGCGGTGCTGGCCTACAACCTGCTGCACCGGGGGGTCACGGAGATGGGCGAGACGGCGGTGGCCGACACCGTGATCGCCCCGATCCGTCGCCAGGAGCCCGGCCACTTCGCCTTCTACCAGCTCTCCGCGCGCGGTCTGTGGAGCGAGCTCACCGGCTGGCAGCGCTGGCTGGTGCGCCGGTTACGGCGATTCTCGTTCGCCCCAGTGGGCGCCAACCACGACGGCCAGCGGGCCGATTTCGGCGAGGTGATGGCCACCCTGGGCATCGCCGACGAGCCGAGCCGCTTCGCTGGCGAGATCTCCCGGGTCGAGCGCGAGCTGCTGTGGGCCCGCGAGCAGGGCCTCAAGGTCCCGGCGTACGTCGCCCGCGGGTTCCACGAGGCCGTCGAGCTCGCTCATGCCCGGGCCCGCCGCGCGACGGGCTGAGGGCTAGGGGCGCAGCACCCGCGCGGCGATCCAGGCGATGTCGGCGGACGTGTCGGCCGGGGAGGCCGAGGGCTGCATGACATGGCTGAGCACCACCCGGACGACCATGTCGATGGCGGCCTCGAGGTGCTCGTCGTCGAGGGCGAGCGCGTAGGGCTCGATCCGGTCCTTGATGACGATCTTGGCCGCGGCGAGCAGGGACTCGGCGTGGGTCGTCAGCAGCGGCAGCAGCTCGGTGTCGGCGCCGTGCGTCGCGGAGACGACGGCGTGCAGGAGCGGGTTGTCCTGGGCCAGCTCGAGGACCCCGCGGGTCGCCCCCCGGATCGCCTCGACCAGGTCGGTCGGGGCGTCGTCGAAGGCGAGGTTGACCACGCCGAGGAAGCGGTCGAGCTCGTGCAGGATCATCGCCTCGGCCAGGCCCGGCTTGGTGCCGACCTCGTTGTAGACGGTCTGCCGGGAGACCCCCACCCGGTCGGCGATCCGGGCCATCGTCACCTGGGCCCAGCCGACCTCGGTGGTCAGCGCCACGGCGGCCTCGACGACCCGCTCCCGCATCGTCGCCGTCAGGGGGGCTCGGTCGGGGGCGGTCGTCACGGCACCAGTCTAGGGAGCCGGTCGTGCTCAGTCGGTCAGGGACAGTGCGAGCACCGGGCAGGACGCAACGGCCGCGGCCACCTGCCCACGGTGCTCCTCGGCCGGCGTCTCGTCGCGCAGGTGCATGACGTCGTCACCTCCCTCATCCTCACGGAGCTCGAAGAACTCGTGCGCCATCGCCTCGCACATGCCGAGCCCCTCGCACCGGTCGCGGTCCACGTGGATGCGCATCAGAGGGCCTCGCTCCGGCTCAGGGGGATGAAGTCGACCTTCTCGCGCACGCCGCAGTCCGGGCAGCACCAGTCGGCGGGGATGTCGGCCCAGGCCGTCCCGGCGGCGAAGCCCTCATGCTCGTCGCCGGCGTTGACGTCGTAGGTGTAGGAGCAGCCGGGGCAGCGGGCCGCGAGAACCTCCTCGATCGGCTGGTTTCGAGACGGTTGCAGAGCAACCTCCTCAACCACCGATGGCGGGGGCGGGTACGCCG contains the following coding sequences:
- a CDS encoding alpha/beta hydrolase fold domain-containing protein; the encoded protein is MRIDDAVRAGLMHALARFTVRYGDELRFAGEDLPKPEKVRVPTRYGHVPVHLYRPVRAARRALGAYVHFHGGAFLMRYPQMDDFWCRYVASRAGVVVANVDFRAGPYVRYPVAQHEAHDAAAHLATRGSDHGIDGTRVAVGGLSSGGALAAATCLQARDRGSFAPVLQVLGVPALDMATAVDTGAPGMISPALRRLVRRVYFPDPATRADPYASPLLTDTVRGLPPAVVLTAERDTLRPDGDKYAARLRNAGIEVVSDMTPGADHYFLSHDLDRARRTMEMVAGQIRRRTSPA
- a CDS encoding TetR/AcrR family transcriptional regulator, with translation MTTAPDRAPLTATMRERVVEAAVALTTEVGWAQVTMARIADRVGVSRQTVYNEVGTKPGLAEAMILHELDRFLGVVNLAFDDAPTDLVEAIRGATRGVLELAQDNPLLHAVVSATHGADTELLPLLTTHAESLLAAAKIVIKDRIEPYALALDDEHLEAAIDMVVRVVLSHVMQPSASPADTSADIAWIAARVLRP
- a CDS encoding ferredoxin → MRIHVDRDRCEGLGMCEAMAHEFFELREDEGGDDVMHLRDETPAEEHRGQVAAAVASCPVLALSLTD
- a CDS encoding MFS transporter, encoding MEHSAPGAVRMGTHAGRAVVAAALLGSGMTMLDGTVVNVALRTIGADLDATLAELQWVSNGYLLSLASLILLGGSLGDRFGRVRVFNVGTVAFTLASVLCGLAPTPEVLIAARVLQGAGAALLMPGSLAMIQGAFVRDDRAAAIGAWSGLGGIAAALGPFLGGTLIEYADWRWIFFLNVPLGALSVVVATRSVPETLDPHAPARFDATGALLACLTLGGTTYALIEWGRPLVPVALGVAVLAAAAFVLVERRSDHPMLPLGIFADRTFSSANAMTLLVYAALGAVLFFLVLQLQVVVGYGALRAGISSLPITVCMLLLARRGGRLASRIGPRIPMTLGPLVMAAGVLLLTRVGPGTTYVLDVLPGITVFGLGLPLLVAPLTATVLAAAPDEHAGLASGVNNAVARAGSLLAVAALPLLVGLRGDDYADPAVLDDAYRSAMVACAVLLVLGGLLSWATIRTPGGLGRSGGRSR
- a CDS encoding M15 family metallopeptidase; its protein translation is MRNARALAALLLPLALLTTAGCDGKAAAHDPATSPAAATSGAGDPGTSPSNSTSPVADADHAVDPPGKLSGRLYAADMLVYSQDTLSPAVVKRIQHLKGVTRVESLSMAQVSIENHALNVAAVDAGTYRNWTPYASATTQAVWDRVAGGEVALLPELKKRLPITGKGYLQLGSSKDAPELHVGAFAPQIPNAIDAVVNEKWADSLGMKKDNALLIYTGSTSPSSLRKPVEKVAGTTASVQSLDIVARAGLDIHAKQTAFLVGSVADAVGTFNYTVLGGGRIAPEASWVASHIATQQVPILGSVTCNRLLFPQLTAALNEVVDQGLADKIHPDEYAGCYYPRFIAGTTTLSNHSFGLALDLNVPGNQRGTVGEMDRQVVAIFEKWGFTWGGRWHYTDPMHFEMNSLVDPR
- a CDS encoding GTP-binding protein LepA is translated as MPHTMRHAAAPARTTEQRLVDHVERLGAEHPPIELSSVDFTVHRPAVLAERYGHVLDYMARVELEVDRNVLELVTLLPDPPEVDRRFFADVWQPQEVQHGLILDRLQVQVGRPPATPDLDTVGAKIKVLGMLAHVAAIQDVVRMLYYLTGAATERSAVLAYNLLHRGVTEMGETAVADTVIAPIRRQEPGHFAFYQLSARGLWSELTGWQRWLVRRLRRFSFAPVGANHDGQRADFGEVMATLGIADEPSRFAGEISRVERELLWAREQGLKVPAYVARGFHEAVELAHARARRATG